Sequence from the Argopecten irradians isolate NY chromosome 12, Ai_NY, whole genome shotgun sequence genome:
TGAACAGTGCTGTACTGATTTTCCagatataataaatacataaatattatgATGATATTACTAAATATCTTAGAATTTTGTGTTAGAATAATGTACATTGATTTACGTACACAAAGTACATGCTAATGTTGTTAGCCTCGGCAGGCATATATGTACGttgtatgtgtatacatgtttgTATCATTGTATAGATTGAAAGAATAATTAAATAGGCCATGTTGTCAAGTAGATAGGAATATCTTAAGTAGTAAAGTGAAAGGGTGACAATATAATTCATGTTTGCCAAATACAATCTCATTCTGATTTAGATATCTTTGTCAACTTGACAAACACACAATTTAAGTGTAAAGTTGATGTCGGTTATGGATaaagtgtttttttatttataacatatatacatacattgttgTCCTACTTTTTAATCtttaatatcccccgtttctCCCCTTTTAATACCCCCTCGATATATCCCTCTTTTATTACCCCTCCGATTAATATCTTTATCCTCCCTTTAATATCCCTCCTTTGAATTTTAATACCCCCCTTTTTTAACCCCCTTAATATCTCTCCCCCCTTTAATATCCCCCTTTTTTATACCCCCCTCTTAATATCTCTCCCCTTCATTACCCCTCTTAATATCTTCCCATTTTATTATCCCCCTAAATATCTCTCCCCCTTTAATATTTCCCCATTTTATTACCCCCTTTGATATCTCTCCCCCCCCCTTTAATATCCCCCTTTTTTATTACCCTCCTTAAAATCTCTCCCCCCTTTAATGCCCCCCTATGATATTCCCCTTTAATATCTCCCCATTTTATTACCCCCCCTCCTTAATACCTCTCTCCCCTTCAATACCCCCCTTTATTACCCCCTTTAATATCCCTTTTAATATCCCCCTTTAATATCTACCCAGTTTATTACCCCCCTCCTCCTTAATATCTCTCCCCTTTGATATCTCCCTATTTTATTACCCCCTCCTTAATATATCTCCCCCATTAATATCCCCCTTTTTATTACCCCTTAATCCCCCCCCTTTAATTACCCTCCTCCCTTTAATATCTCCCCCCACTTTAATATCTCCATTTACTACCCCCTTTATATCCCCCCCTTAATAATTTCCCCCTTTTTTACCCCAGCTAAATACCTCCCCCTTCATCAACCCCTCCCTAATATCTTTCCCCCCTCTTCTAGTAACCGCCCCCTTTATTTCTCCCCACCACTACCATTTCTCCTCACTTGTTCATATAAATTTAGTTGTACCTTTTTTCACCTCCTGAAATACAACTGCGCCACAGTGGCCATACATGCCTATGTACTAAAtcaagatgtcccaacatattaccactatGGATAACAAGTTTGAATTCCATGTATATAGGGCAGGTTCCAGGTACAGAATGCAAGTTGGTTATTTTTCACCAGGTACTACGGTTTTCTCCTCCTCTTAAATAACTCTATAGCTGTTTAAAGGGTGTTGaattaatcaaaccaaaactaaaaataaaaaaccttAGTAATATGTATTTATCCTTTTCAGGTTATGAATTAGACAGTATCCACACACAGCCAAGTGCTATAGAGGCCGTCAAGAAAGCAGAAGCTGTGTTCATAGGTAAATGCAATTGTTTCAATAAATCTTTAAACCATTTACTAAAATTAAAGACACTCTTAAACCTATTGAAAAAGCAACCAATagtctacatgtaggtgtatggtttcaatttatttcatttctgatTCAATGCTTTTCTTATCAGATGTGTTAAACAATGTTAGGCACAAGAAACTGAAACTTTTCATGCTGCAAAATCTAtttgtaagttttaatttttggtattttttttcctGATGTGTGTTCTGTATTTGCATTATATTAattgagttatctgcccttgtggacataggtttttattgttttattcagTGTAACATCATTTTCTAACAAAGTAACACAAGTAataatgtcacaatcaatacctgacacaagggagataactccgtaatttatgaaataatgtCTAATGTGTTTTGTAGGAGGTGGTAATACCTTCCGTCTCCTCAAGACCCTATACACAGAGGGAGTGCTAGAGGAGATCAAACGTAGGGTAGAACAGGTCTGTATAgtaataacataattaattaaGAGTAAAAATTAGCCTTTCATGATGTAAGGGTTAGACAGTTTGGTAAAGCTTGTGTTAAATTAGGAAACAACTAAACAGCATAGGCTGTACTGTTGTGGTTAATTAAGCCTTATAATTATTCTGGAAGGCATCAACATACACCAGGGCCATGGTGGCCGACTGGTTTACGGTAAATTTTGAAGGCGAGGGTGTGAgtcgccatattgcaccataataaaatatactgaccccctataaagtgttagGGGGTCACAAGGTGACGctctctccgccaatcatttggggatatttctgtccgaggtgcgataattATTATTATGAAGCAGACTCTACAATGTAGCTGTTTCAAATATATGTAGTCTGCCGTGCAATAACCATATATATTGTCCCATATATAGTGTACAtttaaaatatgcataaatcACATAGATATTATACTTTTCATTTGTTAacttttttgttcaaatttttCAAAGGTCCTGCTTACTCCTAGTTAACAAGTTTTGATTGTGTTTGAATCTTGAAAGATAATTTTTCCAGACATTAGATTGTTTATTGTGGGTTATTTTTAGGATGGCGTACCGTACATTGGATCCAGTGCGGGTAGTAACGTTGCTACATGTAGCATTAACACCACCAACGACATGCCCATCGTGTATCCTCCAAGCTTCTCCGCCATCAACCTTGTCCCATTCAACATCAATGCCCACTACATTGAGCCTGCACCAGGCAGCACACATATGGGGGTAAGTTGCTATAACATACCTTAGACTTTTTAAAACtctttcacccctgaaaattcagaATGGACTGCTCCAGTCATTGAACAGGAAGatttcaaatgtgtcttcagggatgaatgtCAAACTTTATACCAACAAATGATAGTGTGcacaatataattaaaatttgatgtttACTACTCCGTTATTATTTAAGCTAAGGAGTTTATGTAGTAGataatgaacaacaaattttaattagattgaagtGCATATATATTCGTAGTAAATGTTAATTTGTTCATGATTGCGCTCTATTGTTTCTAAGAAAAGAATACTATCAAAAAATGGcagaattttcaaattttctgaATTTATGCATGTTTCAgatggttaccatgacaacaataCCTGCAATATTAGAAAACTGTCATTATTATTTAATCAGGGATgatctaaatattttcaaatacaaaactTAATTATTAATTTCTTAACACCTAATTaaaagtttgatgaattaaaaggCCAATAATTCAATGGATTTGGAGACCATTaatttgatggatttggggACCATTAATTTAATGGATTTGAGGACCATAATTTGATAGATTTTAATGGATTTGGGGACCATTAATTTGATGGATTGTAATGGATTAGGAGACCATaatttgatggattttgatGGATTTTGGgatcatacatgtaattgattttGATGGAATAGGGGACCATTAATTCAATGTTTTTGTTGGATTTGTGAACCATAATTTCATGGATTTTGATGACTTTGGGGACCAAAATAGGCTCAAACCATACATAGTGCATTGTTTCCGATATGTTGTCCAGGAAACCCGAGAGGACAGGATCAAACAATATCATGAGTACCCAAACACACCTCCAGTTCTGGTAAGTTTACTTACATACAAGCCTGGTATACAACAAAACGAGAAAATAATAGCTTTATTATAAAGTTAAAACTTAAAATCCAAGGGACCTGGAAATTTTATTCATTATAAGAGTAGTTTGTTCTCTAAGTTCATGTGAAACGAGTGGTAATAGATTGTCATTTCAAATTTATTAAGTAGTCGTTATTTCACATTCATATAATGATTcggtcaattttttttcataaaattaacaaacatgTGAATAAACTTGCTTTGAAATAAAGCAAGTTTATTCACATGTTTGttaactttataaaaaaaaacctaaaacttatcaatgttggtaatgatgtaaagtaagtaacttttgtaatggaGAAAAATACTGCTCCAATTATTTTACAAAGAGAAAATACCTTCCGTCAGGGTTGTAgcatttttaaacaaaagaaTCCAGCCAACtctttttttttcgaaatgcATCTAATCAATTCAAACATACATCTGTATATTATAGTctgttttatttgtttcttatttacccaatcccatgtggggcagttgccaggtactgaccgctgatcggtggtttttctccgggtactccggctttcctccaccaacaaacctggcacgtccttaaatgacaaatcaaatcaaattctTATTTACCCAATGACAGGGATTGAGAGAAGGCTGCATATTGTTGGTTGAAGGAGACAAAGCTACACTGAAGGGAAAGAATGGAGCAAAGCTGTTTGTCAGGTACTCAAAATACCATTATTTCTGCGAGGTTTCCCTTTGAATAAAACGACTGTAGCTGGCGTATTTCGTACGCCTTTCACTAGAAGCTCTCCTTCATGTCGTATATAGTTAGTGCCCCTTTTACTTTAAATGCTCTAACTGCCAATATTAGTGCCCCTTCCATGAAAAGTCTACCTTAATGCGATGGTTGGTGTCCCTCCACTGGAAGTGCTTCTCTACTGGAAGTGCCCCTCTACTAAAAGTGCCCCTCTTCTTTCAGTGCCACTTTACTTGAAGTGTCATTTTACTAGAAGTGTCCCTTGCATTAATTGGTGCCCCTCTACCAGAAGTGTCCCTTTAAAAGAAGTGCCCATCCTGCCCTGCTTTAACTGGAACTGTTTTAAACATATGATAGGACATTGGAGAAGAGAAACAACTCCAACATGTCAGAtgtgttaaagatgctccaccggcgacagagcataaatcatactcatttttttaaa
This genomic interval carries:
- the LOC138336016 gene encoding alpha-aspartyl dipeptidase-like, which codes for MATRKLLLISNSTLHGGGYLEHCSEQIKTFLGQVKRVLFIPYALHDRDGYADVARKAYNAMGYELDSIHTQPSAIEAVKKAEAVFIGGGNTFRLLKTLYTEGVLEEIKRRVEQDGVPYIGSSAGSNVATCSINTTNDMPIVYPPSFSAINLVPFNINAHYIEPAPGSTHMGETREDRIKQYHEYPNTPPVLGLREGCILLVEGDKATLKGKNGAKLFVRDVEPKEIELGADLSFLLSG